CGGGCCTGTGAGCACGTCCTCGCGGAAGGGCTCCCGTGAACCTCCAATCCGGCGCCCCCGAAGCCAGGGTCTTCATCATCTCCTACGAGTTCCAGAGCAAGAAGCTCCGCCCGCGCGACTCCCACGATGAGGAATCCTTCAAGGTGCGCAAGGGGAAGGTCGGTGGCTATGTGGATTACCTCGACCCGGCCGACCGCGCCTTCGTCGATCGGGTCATCCGCGAGCTGGACGATCCCTATTGGCCT
Above is a genomic segment from Deltaproteobacteria bacterium containing:
- a CDS encoding sulfotransferase domain-containing protein, translated to MNLQSGAPEARVFIISYEFQSKKLRPRDSHDEESFKVRKGKVGGYVDYLDPADRAFVDRVIRELDDPYWPASQERGSARSVRPSLTRPIDPPFAR